In Rattus norvegicus strain BN/NHsdMcwi chromosome 3, GRCr8, whole genome shotgun sequence, a genomic segment contains:
- the Phyhd1 gene encoding phytanoyl-CoA dioxygenase domain-containing protein 1 isoform X2, producing MACLSPSQLKKFQEDGFLLLEGFFTADECVVMQQRIGEIVAEMDVPLHCRTEFSTQEDEQLQTQGNTDYFLSSGDKIRFFFEKGVFDEKGNFLVPPEKSINKIGHALHAHDPVFRSITHSPKVQALVRSLGLQIPVVVQSMYIFKQPHFGGEVSPHQDATFLYTEPLGRVLGLWIATEDAMLENGCLWFIPGSHTSGVSRRMIRAPSDSGPGTSFLGSEPAWDNNLFVPLPVRRGGLVLIHGEVVHKSEQNLSDHSRQAYTFHLMEAAGTVWSPGNWLQPTTELPFPPLYI from the exons TTCCAGGAGGACGGGTTTCTGCTGTTGGAAGGATTCTTCACAGCAGACGAGTGTGTGGTCATGCAGCAGAGGATTGGTGAGATTGTGGCTGAGATGGACGTCCCTCTGCACTGCCGGACAGAATTTTCCACCCAGGAAGATGAGCAGCTTCAAACTCAG GGCAACACGGACTACTTCTTGAGCAGTGGTGACAAGATCAGATTCTTCTTTGAAAAAGGCGTTTTTGATGAGAAAG GAAATTTCTTGGTTCCTCCAGAGAAATCTATCAACAAAATTGGCCATG CTCTGCATGCCCATGACCCTGTCTTCAGGAGCATCACACACTCTCCCAAGGTGCAG GCTTTGGTCAGAAGTCTGGGCCTCCAGATACCAGTGGTGGTACAGAGCATGTATATCTTTAAG CAACCTCACTTTGGCGGCGAAG TCTCCCCTCACCAGGACGCTACCTTCCTGTACACGGAGCCTCTAGGCCGAGTGCTGGGCCTGTGGATTGCAACGGAGGATGCCATGCTGGAGAACGGTTGCCTCTGGTTCATCCCTGGCTCCCACACCA GTGGGGTGTCAAGAAGGATGATCCGAGCCCCTTCGGACTCTGGGCCTGGCACCAGCTTCCTCGGGTCGGAGCCAGCCTGGGATAACAACCTCTTTGTGCCTTTGCCAGTGAGGAGAG GGGGTCTGGTCCTGATCCACGGAGAAGTGGTGCACAAGAGTGAGCAGAACCTTTCCGACCACTCACGCCAGGCCTACACTTTCCACCTCATGGAGGCCGCCGGCACTGTCTGGAGCCCAGGGAACTG GCTTCAGCCCACGACTGAGCTGCCCTTCCCACCACTCTACATCTAA
- the Dolk gene encoding dolichol kinase, producing MTRQCPPQAPESGFALSGSVLAEAAVVFAVVLSIHAAVWDRYSWCAVALAVQAFYVQYKWDRLLQQGNAVFQFRMSANSGLLPASMVMPLLGLVMKERCLTAGNPYFERFGIVVAATGMAVALFSSVLALGITRPVPTNTCAISGLAGGIIIYIMKHSLSVGEVIEVLEVLLIFVYLNMILLYLLPRCFTPGEALLVLGGISFVLNQLIKRSLTESQGDPVDFFLLVVVVGMVLMGVFFSTLFVFMDSGTWASSIFFHLMTCVLGLGVVLPWLHWLIRRNPLLWLLQFLFYTETRIYLLAYWSLLATMACLVVLYQNAKRSSSESKKHKAPTITRKYFHFIVVATYIPGIIFDRPLLYVAATVCLAVFIFLEYVRYFRIKPLGHTLRSLLSLFLDERDSGPLILTHIYLLLGMSLPIWLIPRPCAQKGSLGGARALVPYAGVLAVGVGDTVASIFGSTMGEIRWPGTKKTFEGTMTSIFAQIISVALILIFDSGVDLNYSYAWILGSISTVSLLEAYTTQIDNLLLPLYLLILLMA from the coding sequence ATGACCCGACAGTGCCCTCCCCAAGCCCCGGAGTCTGGGTTTGCGCTGAGCGGGTCAGTGCTGGCGGAGGCTGCAGTGGTGTTCGCAGTGGTGCTGAGCATCCACGCTGCAGTGTGGGACCGATACTCCTGGTGCGCCGTGGCCTTAGCAGTGCAGGCCTTCTACGTCCAGTACAAGTGGGACCGGCTGCTCCAGCAGGGGAATGCTGTTTTCCAGTTCCGAATGTCCGCGAACAGTGGCTTACTACCGGCCTCCATGGTCATGCCTTTGCTTGGGCTGGTCATGAAGGAGCGCTGCCTGACTGCAGGGAACCCATACTTCGAGCGCTTCGGCATTGTGGTTGCAGCCACTGGCATGGCAGTGGCCCTCTTCTCCTCGGTGTTGGCACTGGGCATTACTCGCCCGGTGCCCACCAATACTTGTGCCATCTCGGGTTTGGCCGGAGGTATTATCATTTATATTATGAAGCACTCGCTCAGTGTGGGCGAGGTGATCGAGGTCCTGGAAGTCCTGCTAATATTCGTTTATCTCAACATGATCCTGCTGTACCTGCTGCCCCGCTGCTTCACTCCTGGGGAGGCACTGCTGGTATTGGGTGGCATTAGCTTCGTCCTCAACCAGCTCATCAAGCGCTCTCTGACTGAAAGCCAGGGGGACCCAGTGGACTTCTtcctgttggtggtggtggtggggatggtgCTCATGGGTGTCTTTTTCAGCACCCTCTTTGTCTTCATGGATTCGGGCACCTGGGCCTCTTCTATCTTCTTCCACCTCATGACCTGTGTGCTGGGCCTTGGTGTGGTTCTGCCCTGGCTGCACTGGCTCATTCGTAGGAACCCCCTGCTCTGGCTTCTTCAGTTCCTCTTCTACACAGAAACTCGCATCTACCTCCTAGCCTATTGGTCCTTGCTGGCCACCATGGCCTGCCTGGTGGTGCTGTACCAGAATGCCAAGCGGTCATCTTCTGAGTCCAAGAAGCACAAGGCTCCTACCATTACCAGAAAGTATTTCCACTTCATTGTGGTGGCCACTTACATCCCCGGTATCATCTTTGACCGGCCACTGCTGTATGTGGCCGCCACCGTGTGTCTGGCCGTCTTCATCTTCCTGGAGTATGTGCGCTATTTCAGAATCAAGCCCCTGGGTCACACTCTGCGCAGCCTTCtgtccctcttcctggatgaACGGGACAGCGGGCCCCTCATCCTGACGCACATCTACCTGCTTCTGGGCATGTCTCTTCCCATTTGGCTGATCCCCAGACCCTGTGCACAGAAGGGCAGCCTCGGAGGAGCAAGAGCCCTGGTCCCCTATGCTGGGGTCCTGGCTGTGGGTGTGGGCGATACTGTGGCCTCCATATTTGGCAGCACCATGGGGGAGATCCGCTGGCCTGGAACTAAGAAAACATTCGAGGGAACTATGACATCTATATTTGCACAAATCATCTCTGTGGCTCTGATCCTAATCTTTGACAGTGGAGTAGACCTGAACTACAGCTATGCTTGGATTTTGGGGTCCATCAGCACTGTGTCGCTTCTGGAAGCATACACAACTCAGATAGACAATCTCCTGTTGCCCCTCTACCTACTGATTTTGCTGATGGCCTAG